A genomic window from Brevibacillus agri includes:
- a CDS encoding YpdA family putative bacillithiol disulfide reductase, with translation MEDVLIIGGGPCGLAAAISCKRAGLDPLIIEKGSLVHSIYRYPTYMVFHSTPDLLEIGGIPFATANEKPTRQEALNYYRLVASRENLRVHVYETVTEAKRTEDGFQVATTDRFAKTHLYQAKKLIIATGYFDNPNRLNVPGEDLPKVSSFYKEAHPYAGLKVAIVGGNNSAVDAAMELERAGAQVTVICRRTELSDKVKAWTRPVFESLVKKGRIQMFFGATVASIEERAIHVNTAEGLVTLANDHVFALIGYRPDRTFLHSLGVHTDEETGVPQHDPETMETNVPGLYIAGVIAAGHHANAIFIENGRFHGEGIARHIVSQGNV, from the coding sequence ATGGAAGACGTACTGATTATCGGCGGAGGTCCTTGTGGTCTGGCGGCAGCGATCTCCTGCAAAAGAGCGGGACTCGATCCGCTCATCATCGAAAAAGGATCGCTCGTACATTCGATATATCGCTATCCGACGTACATGGTGTTCCACAGCACACCGGATTTGCTGGAGATTGGCGGCATTCCTTTTGCCACCGCCAACGAAAAGCCGACGAGACAGGAAGCGCTCAATTACTATCGGCTGGTAGCTTCCCGCGAAAATCTGCGGGTTCATGTTTACGAAACGGTGACCGAAGCGAAGCGGACGGAGGATGGCTTTCAGGTTGCGACGACAGACCGCTTTGCCAAGACGCATCTGTATCAGGCGAAGAAGCTAATCATTGCCACCGGCTACTTTGACAATCCGAACCGGTTGAACGTGCCAGGCGAAGACTTGCCGAAAGTCTCGTCCTTTTACAAGGAAGCGCACCCATACGCGGGATTGAAAGTCGCCATCGTCGGCGGAAACAACTCTGCTGTCGATGCCGCGATGGAGCTGGAACGGGCGGGGGCGCAGGTGACGGTGATTTGCCGCAGAACCGAGCTGTCCGACAAAGTGAAGGCGTGGACCCGGCCTGTCTTCGAGAGCCTGGTCAAAAAAGGGCGCATCCAGATGTTTTTCGGAGCCACTGTCGCTTCGATTGAAGAGCGCGCCATCCACGTCAACACAGCGGAAGGGCTGGTCACGCTTGCAAACGACCACGTGTTTGCCCTGATCGGCTATCGGCCTGACCGGACGTTTCTGCATTCGCTCGGGGTGCACACCGATGAGGAGACGGGCGTTCCGCAGCACGATCCGGAGACGATGGAGACGAACGTTCCCGGCCTCTACATAGCGGGAGTGATTGCGGCGGGCCACCACGCCAATGCCATTTTCATCGAAAACGGCAGATTTCATGGAGAAGGGATTGCCCGCCACATCGTCTCGCAAGGAAACGTTTAG
- a CDS encoding histidine triad nucleotide-binding protein produces the protein MDCIFCKIVNGDIPSKKVYEDEHVLAFHDINPVAPVHVLMIPKKHIQSVMAIEPEDKELIGHLHLSLQKVAEIMEVTEPGFRVVTNIGQHGQQTVFHLHYHLIGGRQLEWKF, from the coding sequence ATGGACTGCATTTTTTGCAAAATCGTAAACGGGGATATTCCTTCCAAAAAAGTGTACGAGGACGAGCATGTGCTGGCTTTTCACGACATTAACCCTGTCGCACCCGTACATGTCCTGATGATCCCGAAAAAGCATATCCAGTCGGTCATGGCCATCGAGCCTGAGGACAAGGAGCTGATCGGCCACCTGCATCTGTCGTTGCAAAAGGTAGCCGAAATCATGGAAGTAACCGAGCCAGGCTTCCGCGTTGTGACAAACATCGGACAGCATGGGCAGCAAACGGTTTTCCACCTGCACTACCACCTCATTGGCGGCAGACAGTTGGAGTGGAAGTTCTAG
- a CDS encoding DUF3139 domain-containing protein: MATNHYKESDTLEIKAKYSKMPTYSVDAVFKDEPNVTYNYTLYDGKEWFQLGPSDGEIEGNQDKYKHIDTKRLQGTE; encoded by the coding sequence GTGGCAACAAATCATTACAAGGAATCAGACACACTGGAAATAAAAGCAAAATATTCCAAAATGCCTACCTACTCGGTGGATGCCGTGTTCAAGGATGAACCAAATGTGACCTACAATTACACCTTGTATGATGGAAAAGAGTGGTTTCAACTGGGGCCAAGCGATGGAGAAATTGAGGGGAATCAAGACAAATACAAGCATATTGATACAAAAAGATTGCAAGGAACAGAGTAG